A section of the Bacillus carboniphilus genome encodes:
- the glgA gene encoding glycogen synthase GlgA, whose product MNVVFAASECAPFIKTGGLGDVIGALPKALQKKNVQVSVILPKYNDLPFQIKDQLTFLKGIEVPVGWRRQFCGIETLEQGGIHYYFLDNEYYFKRHGSYGFFDDGERFAFFSRAVLEALPHLHHKPAIIHCHDWQTGPIPVLLKAHYSNHPFYKDLKTIFTIHNLRYQGVFPKQVLWELLDLSELYFHMDGLEFHGQVSYMKAGLAYSDCITTVSPTYAKEIRTSFYGENLEGFLEKKSPNLYGIINGIDYSSYDPCIDSEIFTSYREPAGKIENKLRLQESLRLPVNKDIPIIAMVTRLVDQKGIDLVLHVFEEIVRMNVQFILIGTGEERYERAFKELAENHPEKVSANLYFDESLARKIYAGSDIFLMPSQFEPCGIGQLIALKYGTIPVVRETGGLKDTVLPYNEFTCCGNGFSFTHYNAHDMLYTIERALWFYRFQPNKWRDLVHNALKLDYSWEYSSNEYKDLYRHILQNKVKELI is encoded by the coding sequence ATGAATGTAGTGTTTGCGGCTTCAGAATGTGCACCTTTTATAAAAACAGGCGGTTTAGGTGATGTAATCGGTGCTCTACCCAAGGCTTTACAAAAAAAGAATGTTCAGGTTTCTGTTATTTTACCAAAGTATAATGACCTACCGTTTCAAATAAAAGATCAGCTTACTTTTTTGAAAGGTATAGAGGTTCCAGTGGGATGGAGACGGCAGTTCTGTGGTATTGAGACACTGGAGCAGGGTGGAATTCATTACTATTTTTTGGATAATGAGTATTATTTTAAACGGCATGGCAGCTATGGATTCTTTGATGATGGGGAGCGGTTTGCCTTTTTTTCAAGGGCAGTACTTGAAGCCCTTCCTCACTTACATCATAAACCAGCTATCATTCATTGCCACGATTGGCAAACAGGGCCTATTCCCGTTTTATTAAAAGCTCATTATAGTAATCATCCATTTTATAAAGATCTGAAAACCATTTTTACGATTCATAATCTCCGATATCAAGGTGTTTTTCCTAAGCAGGTATTATGGGAGCTTCTTGATTTAAGTGAGCTCTACTTTCATATGGATGGATTGGAGTTTCATGGTCAAGTAAGTTATATGAAGGCGGGTCTAGCTTATTCTGATTGTATTACAACCGTTAGTCCTACCTATGCAAAAGAAATTCGTACCTCTTTCTATGGTGAAAATCTCGAAGGATTTCTAGAGAAAAAATCACCAAATCTATATGGAATTATTAACGGCATTGATTATTCAAGCTATGATCCATGTATAGATTCTGAGATTTTTACATCTTATCGAGAACCAGCTGGAAAAATAGAAAATAAATTAAGATTACAGGAATCGCTTCGTTTACCCGTAAATAAGGATATTCCGATTATAGCTATGGTAACAAGGTTAGTGGATCAAAAGGGTATTGATTTAGTTCTTCATGTTTTCGAGGAAATAGTAAGAATGAATGTCCAATTTATCCTAATAGGAACGGGTGAGGAACGTTATGAAAGAGCTTTTAAAGAGTTGGCTGAAAATCATCCAGAAAAGGTATCTGCTAACCTCTATTTTGATGAATCTTTAGCTAGAAAAATATATGCTGGGTCCGACATCTTTTTAATGCCTTCACAATTTGAGCCATGTGGGATTGGTCAGCTTATTGCTTTAAAATATGGCACCATACCTGTTGTAAGGGAAACGGGAGGCCTTAAAGATACGGTTTTGCCTTATAATGAGTTTACCTGTTGCGGAAATGGCTTTAGTTTTACTCATTATAATGCCCATGACATGCTGTATACGATTGAAAGAGCACTATGGTTTTACCGCTTCCAGCCTAATAAATGGAGGGATCTGGTACATAATGCTTTGAAATTGGACTATAGCTGGGAGTATTCTTCTAATGAGTATAAAGATTTATACCGGCATATTTTACAAAATAAGGTAAAAGAGTTAATCTGA
- a CDS encoding ABC transporter permease yields the protein MQTITIAYYTFLRNIRDTKGLLACTLLPIVLMLILGNALNSEFTPKTLEKLKVGVYLEEENGMVQSTLYQFFQSEELSSLTQWEEVASLEEGIEMVKSNQLEGLISYPMDKHYDLENGSQGSIQYYTRTKDTFFEPFLESYIRTFNLNVALLNLNKERFVPNDENANIEEVKVITEGKIPRGIDYYSIVTLFQALLLSGLFGIFAVTKDSGNHTNVRFLTAPIRNHQIILGKLIGSTLTLYSITVFIFLVSKFAFGANWDGNIILILTVLFLFSITATSFGMLLAYLCKSTMMAALTLFIVSTIFTLLAGGFSPLEGKAFDVLGKISPSSYSQEVLFTNIYEGTIDTPSLVGVLVYTTILVTFTFVLGRRRVV from the coding sequence ATGCAAACGATAACCATTGCCTACTATACCTTTTTGCGGAATATAAGAGATACGAAAGGGCTGCTAGCTTGTACTTTACTTCCTATCGTGCTGATGCTCATTTTGGGAAATGCTCTGAATAGCGAGTTTACGCCGAAAACGTTAGAAAAGTTAAAGGTGGGGGTGTACCTTGAAGAAGAGAATGGTATGGTTCAATCAACCCTTTATCAATTTTTTCAATCAGAAGAACTGTCTTCCCTTACCCAATGGGAGGAGGTAGCCAGTCTTGAGGAAGGAATTGAAATGGTTAAGTCTAATCAATTGGAAGGCCTTATCTCCTACCCCATGGACAAACATTATGATTTGGAAAATGGAAGTCAGGGGAGCATTCAATACTATACCCGAACCAAAGATACCTTTTTCGAGCCATTTTTAGAAAGCTACATTCGTACCTTTAACCTCAATGTGGCGTTATTAAACTTAAACAAGGAACGATTTGTACCTAATGATGAAAATGCAAACATAGAAGAAGTAAAAGTCATAACTGAGGGGAAAATTCCAAGAGGGATTGACTATTATTCTATTGTTACTCTATTTCAAGCTCTGTTGCTAAGCGGTTTATTTGGGATTTTTGCAGTAACAAAAGATTCAGGGAATCATACAAATGTAAGATTTTTGACTGCACCTATTCGAAATCACCAAATTATTCTTGGAAAACTAATTGGAAGTACTCTCACTCTTTACAGCATAACGGTATTTATTTTCCTTGTGAGTAAGTTTGCCTTTGGCGCAAACTGGGATGGAAATATCATATTGATTTTAACTGTTCTCTTCCTATTTTCGATTACTGCCACTTCCTTTGGAATGCTACTAGCTTATTTATGTAAAAGTACCATGATGGCAGCATTAACCTTGTTCATTGTTTCTACCATATTTACGTTATTAGCAGGTGGATTTTCCCCGTTGGAAGGGAAGGCTTTTGATGTACTAGGTAAAATTTCACCTAGTTCATATAGCCAGGAAGTATTATTTACGAATATTTACGAGGGGACGATCGATACCCCTTCGTTAGTTGGTGTTCTGGTATACACAACTATTTTGGTGACCTTCACATTTGTACTTGGAAGGAGGAGAGTCGTATGA
- a CDS encoding ABC transporter permease, protein MSILLFTLKRILRNKVQLFFILLFPFAFMSFGFIGEQPSIKVAVIDKDQTPFTERLKDGLEQRAKIRHVEEEHMEEKLLSLRIDYIIVIDNGFTDKVIRGEGGGITSYSVKESNFSVPVRIFLEQWIGHAKAIAKAVDNEPESFYKEFEEYDETGALKIQEELVADPGISRTRTVMGYLIISVLYTSIIVGLYIILNKNNHTLIRTLAAPISLKSYMFQTVSSFILISIIQMTLVLLVLKWVYKLYLGDSALSIYLMLTLFSLVSVSFGVAISSFSKNITQACLIGVGVMAPMAMLGGAYFPLDYAPESLQTVSQFTPVSWVLTGIEKLLQGESITSLGKEMGILLLFAVIFFLLGTFRKVDIAK, encoded by the coding sequence ATGAGTATCTTATTATTCACCTTGAAAAGAATACTTAGAAATAAGGTTCAGCTATTCTTTATTCTGTTGTTTCCTTTTGCTTTTATGTCCTTTGGATTTATTGGGGAACAACCATCAATTAAGGTAGCTGTTATTGACAAGGACCAGACCCCATTCACTGAGAGATTAAAGGATGGTCTTGAACAAAGGGCTAAGATCCGCCATGTAGAGGAAGAACACATGGAAGAGAAACTACTTTCCTTAAGAATTGATTATATCATTGTAATAGATAATGGTTTTACGGATAAGGTGATCAGAGGAGAAGGCGGAGGAATTACATCTTATTCAGTAAAAGAATCTAATTTTTCCGTACCTGTACGTATTTTTTTAGAACAATGGATTGGCCATGCAAAAGCTATTGCTAAGGCCGTCGATAACGAACCTGAAAGCTTTTATAAGGAATTTGAGGAGTATGACGAAACGGGAGCCCTTAAGATTCAGGAAGAGCTAGTGGCTGACCCAGGTATCTCCAGAACTAGAACGGTCATGGGATACTTAATTATTTCCGTACTGTATACATCCATAATTGTAGGACTATACATTATCTTAAATAAAAATAATCATACCCTTATTCGGACATTGGCAGCCCCTATTAGTCTAAAAAGCTACATGTTCCAGACGGTTAGCAGCTTTATTCTAATCTCTATTATTCAAATGACCCTGGTTTTACTAGTATTAAAATGGGTGTATAAATTGTACCTAGGTGACTCTGCACTGTCCATTTATTTGATGTTAACCTTATTTTCACTTGTATCTGTTTCATTTGGAGTTGCCATTAGTTCGTTTTCAAAGAATATTACCCAAGCATGCTTAATTGGGGTTGGTGTGATGGCACCGATGGCCATGCTAGGAGGAGCATATTTTCCACTTGATTATGCCCCAGAGTCACTCCAAACGGTTAGTCAGTTCACTCCTGTTTCATGGGTTCTAACAGGAATAGAAAAACTATTACAGGGAGAGTCAATTACATCTCTTGGGAAGGAAATGGGGATTTTACTTTTATTCGCGGTTATATTCTTTTTATTGGGAACGTTTAGAAAGGTAGATATAGCGAAATAG
- the glgD gene encoding glucose-1-phosphate adenylyltransferase subunit GlgD: MSQVLGVINLMNENQFLKELTSSRCLASVPFGGRYRLIDFTLSDFVHADVTQVAVFAREKYRSLMDHLGSGKEWDLDRHNGGLFILPPLKPGEKMMGDIQQFYDHLMFFQRSYADTVIISPGCHVCEIDYTEIIDQHRVNNADITIVYKDYKGVPVQKPVYHKCSVDDDGNISDIELYASPQEGDLVCLETYILKKTVLVELILKCIENDEYDFIKDALKAHLDDYVVKGYHLKGEMMFIHSVESFHQGNMAFLNQKVMHSFFNDKREVFTKIKHEAPTKYTLSSAVSHSLIANGCDIQGTVENSILFRGVKVKKGAVVKNSIIMQKGEIEEGAYVENVITDKQAKITKDQKVIGKSKPKVIKKAEMI, encoded by the coding sequence TTGAGCCAAGTATTAGGGGTTATAAATTTAATGAATGAAAATCAATTTTTAAAAGAGCTAACTTCTTCACGCTGTTTAGCGTCGGTCCCTTTTGGTGGACGGTATAGACTTATAGATTTTACATTATCAGATTTCGTCCATGCAGATGTTACCCAGGTGGCTGTATTTGCTCGAGAAAAATACCGTTCACTGATGGACCATTTAGGATCGGGAAAGGAATGGGATTTAGACCGTCATAACGGTGGACTATTTATATTACCTCCACTTAAACCCGGTGAAAAAATGATGGGAGACATTCAGCAATTTTATGACCATTTAATGTTTTTTCAGCGTTCCTATGCAGATACCGTTATCATCTCTCCAGGCTGTCATGTGTGCGAGATTGACTACACAGAAATTATTGATCAACATAGGGTGAACAATGCCGACATAACGATTGTTTATAAGGATTACAAGGGAGTGCCTGTACAAAAACCTGTCTATCATAAATGTTCTGTTGATGATGACGGAAATATTTCAGATATAGAGTTGTATGCATCCCCACAAGAAGGAGACCTTGTTTGTTTAGAAACGTATATTCTTAAAAAAACAGTATTAGTAGAGCTTATCTTAAAGTGTATAGAGAATGATGAGTATGACTTTATTAAAGATGCTCTAAAGGCACATCTAGATGATTATGTTGTGAAGGGCTATCACCTTAAGGGTGAAATGATGTTTATTCATTCCGTTGAAAGTTTTCACCAAGGTAATATGGCTTTTTTAAACCAGAAGGTGATGCACTCCTTCTTTAATGATAAACGTGAGGTTTTTACAAAAATAAAACATGAGGCACCTACTAAATATACATTAAGTTCCGCGGTATCCCATTCTTTGATTGCTAATGGATGTGATATACAAGGAACGGTTGAAAACAGTATCCTATTTCGGGGCGTGAAAGTAAAAAAGGGAGCTGTCGTTAAAAACAGTATTATCATGCAAAAAGGAGAAATTGAAGAGGGTGCTTATGTAGAAAATGTCATTACTGATAAACAAGCAAAGATTACAAAAGATCAGAAAGTGATTGGTAAATCTAAACCAAAAGTTATTAAGAAAGCAGAAATGATCTAA
- a CDS encoding asparaginase, with the protein MQKAISVLRGPYMESTHDIHVAVVNTKGELLYSYGDPNRLTFPRSSMKPFQAVPVIETGAADAYQYSDAELSLICASHSGEGIHRSSVMDILGRVQLEEEALQCGTHIPRDIDSYNELIRNGGELTPVFSNCSGKHSGMLTTVVHMGEDVHTYREVEHPHQQRILQAIEDVCSFPKEKIEMSVDGCGVPVHRLPLFHTALGFARLADSSSLENKTRAHTLERVRRAMTSFPEMVGGTDRFDTDLMRVFNGRIVAKAGAEAVQCLGDAETGIGIAIKVEDGGPRATSVATMEVLKQLGIGEEHHFAQLEQYVNAPVLNARKDTIGVIKAHFQLVKHEIGFNVVPN; encoded by the coding sequence ATGCAAAAAGCTATTTCTGTTTTGAGAGGACCATATATGGAAAGTACGCACGACATTCATGTTGCGGTTGTGAACACGAAGGGAGAGCTATTATATTCATACGGTGACCCAAACCGATTAACCTTTCCTCGTTCTTCTATGAAACCGTTTCAGGCAGTGCCAGTCATTGAAACAGGTGCGGCAGATGCTTATCAATATAGTGATGCTGAACTATCGCTTATATGTGCATCACATAGTGGTGAAGGAATTCACCGGAGTAGTGTAATGGATATTCTAGGAAGAGTTCAGCTAGAAGAAGAAGCTTTGCAGTGTGGGACTCATATTCCAAGAGATATAGATAGCTATAACGAACTAATTCGTAATGGAGGAGAGTTGACACCAGTGTTTAGCAACTGTTCTGGTAAGCATTCTGGCATGCTAACTACAGTTGTACATATGGGTGAAGATGTTCATACGTATAGAGAAGTAGAACATCCTCATCAACAGCGAATTTTGCAGGCAATTGAGGATGTGTGTAGCTTCCCTAAGGAAAAAATTGAAATGAGTGTAGACGGCTGTGGTGTACCAGTCCATCGATTACCACTCTTTCATACTGCACTAGGCTTTGCAAGATTAGCAGACTCTTCCTCACTAGAAAATAAAACCCGTGCACACACACTGGAAAGAGTTCGAAGAGCCATGACATCATTTCCAGAGATGGTTGGTGGAACAGACCGGTTTGATACGGACCTTATGCGTGTGTTCAATGGTAGAATCGTAGCCAAAGCAGGTGCGGAGGCTGTCCAGTGCCTGGGAGATGCTGAGACAGGAATTGGAATCGCGATAAAAGTGGAAGATGGGGGTCCAAGAGCAACTAGTGTAGCAACAATGGAAGTGTTAAAACAGCTTGGAATCGGGGAAGAACACCATTTTGCACAGCTTGAACAATATGTAAATGCACCGGTGTTGAATGCTAGAAAAGATACCATAGGGGTTATTAAAGCTCACTTTCAATTAGTGAAGCATGAGATTGGATTTAATGTAGTACCAAACTAA
- a CDS encoding S8 family peptidase, which produces MFGYSMVQTVRMNAHKLDRPLRDKVLNMYKPFKMTPCFLHKMFEGFLKKTKKLPVIIEFEKENYQIGCHEVHQVLDSSSRCKVKKEFSTVPCCSAVVTPAGLDEILNNCKSVKKIYLNREVKALLDTAVGSANARSIVRNNTTLTGKNVTVAVIDTGVYPHLDLSGRIIDFVDLVNQRQEIYDDNGHGTHCAGDIAGNGAASSGRYVGPAPEANIVGVKVLDKMGSGSLDTVMQGVEWCIQQNESNPNYKIDIISMSLGSTAQRMAGEDSDPMVQMVEEAWARGIVVCVAAGNEGPEPETIASPGISNKVITVGAYDDRETEARSDDDVASFSSRGPTVYGVAKPDLLAPGVNIVSLRSPDSFIDKLQKSSRVDTEYFSMSGTSMATPICAGIVALMLEYNPNYSPDDIKTLLKQGVVLPPSLQELDPNVYGAGFINADNSIPVRP; this is translated from the coding sequence GTGTTTGGTTATTCTATGGTGCAAACGGTTCGAATGAATGCTCATAAACTAGATCGCCCATTAAGGGACAAGGTATTAAATATGTATAAACCTTTTAAAATGACACCGTGTTTTCTGCATAAAATGTTCGAAGGTTTCTTAAAAAAGACGAAAAAATTACCGGTAATAATAGAGTTTGAAAAAGAGAACTACCAAATAGGATGTCATGAGGTTCATCAAGTACTTGATTCTAGTTCTAGATGTAAAGTCAAAAAAGAATTCTCAACTGTACCTTGTTGTAGTGCAGTAGTAACACCTGCTGGCCTAGATGAAATTTTAAATAACTGTAAATCGGTTAAAAAGATCTACCTAAATCGAGAGGTAAAAGCATTACTAGATACAGCTGTTGGGTCTGCGAATGCCAGAAGTATTGTAAGAAATAACACAACTCTGACTGGAAAAAATGTAACGGTAGCTGTCATTGATACAGGAGTTTACCCACATTTGGATCTCTCTGGGAGAATTATTGACTTTGTTGACCTAGTGAATCAAAGGCAAGAAATTTATGATGATAATGGACACGGGACACATTGTGCAGGCGATATAGCTGGGAATGGTGCAGCCTCTTCTGGTAGATATGTTGGTCCAGCTCCAGAAGCTAATATTGTGGGTGTAAAGGTTTTAGATAAAATGGGATCTGGTTCGTTGGATACAGTCATGCAGGGTGTAGAATGGTGTATCCAACAAAATGAGAGCAACCCCAATTATAAGATTGATATTATAAGTATGTCTCTTGGAAGCACTGCCCAACGTATGGCAGGTGAGGATAGTGACCCAATGGTTCAAATGGTAGAAGAAGCATGGGCCAGGGGGATTGTTGTATGTGTGGCTGCCGGTAACGAAGGCCCTGAACCTGAAACAATTGCAAGTCCAGGTATCAGTAATAAAGTGATTACTGTAGGTGCTTACGATGATCGTGAAACAGAGGCGAGAAGTGATGATGATGTGGCCAGCTTTTCAAGCCGTGGCCCTACAGTCTATGGGGTAGCAAAACCAGATTTATTAGCGCCTGGTGTAAATATTGTGTCATTACGTTCACCTGATTCATTTATTGATAAACTTCAAAAGAGTAGCCGGGTGGATACGGAGTATTTTTCTATGTCAGGCACTTCAATGGCAACGCCAATTTGTGCTGGGATTGTTGCTTTGATGCTTGAGTATAACCCTAATTATTCACCTGATGATATTAAAACACTATTAAAACAAGGGGTAGTTTTACCACCTAGCCTACAGGAGCTTGATCCTAATGTTTATGGAGCAGGTTTCATAAACGCAGATAATTCTATACCTGTAAGACCTTAA
- a CDS encoding M50 family metallopeptidase — translation MVAAILTNIPIVGNYVSMINTVIHESGHALMALLGGDIHEISLFVNTEGVTYTSHSSWFGGFFTSLAGYIFSSAMAFLGFWLLAKGKNKVYIGILLGFIGLNLIFWVRNFYGIFWLITFGISFILLLIKSKKVVVETVILSLASIILVESVTSAFDIMALSFMHPQAAGDATNLAKSTVIIPVQVWGVFFFVQSIWWGVLSYRMGL, via the coding sequence GTGGTTGCCGCCATCTTGACTAATATCCCCATTGTCGGGAATTACGTAAGTATGATCAATACCGTTATTCATGAATCGGGTCACGCTTTGATGGCATTATTAGGTGGAGACATCCATGAAATCTCCTTATTTGTAAATACAGAAGGCGTAACCTATACGAGTCATTCATCTTGGTTCGGAGGCTTTTTTACAAGTTTAGCGGGCTACATTTTTTCCTCAGCAATGGCTTTCTTAGGCTTTTGGCTTCTGGCTAAGGGAAAAAACAAAGTGTATATAGGAATATTATTGGGCTTTATTGGCTTGAATTTGATTTTCTGGGTTCGTAATTTTTATGGGATCTTTTGGTTAATCACATTTGGCATCAGCTTTATCCTTTTATTGATTAAGTCTAAAAAAGTGGTTGTGGAAACAGTCATCCTATCGTTAGCTTCCATCATTTTAGTGGAATCTGTCACATCTGCCTTTGACATCATGGCCTTAAGTTTTATGCATCCTCAAGCAGCTGGTGATGCTACAAATTTAGCTAAGTCAACCGTCATAATCCCTGTTCAAGTTTGGGGTGTGTTTTTCTTTGTACAATCCATTTGGTGGGGTGTCTTGAGTTATAGAATGGGATTATAA
- a CDS encoding ABC transporter ATP-binding protein, which yields MLVEVKNVIKRYGDFLALDHMNFSIREGEIFGLLGPNGAGKTTTISILSGLTKFDDGEVSFLGKDISRHENEVKRELGIVPQEIALFEDLTAYENLHYFGRLYGLKGSLLKERIEEALRFTGLVDRRTERPKGFSGGMKRRLNIACAILHHPKLIIMDEPTVGIDPQSRNHILQSIKELNRMGSSIIYTSHYMEEVEEICSRIAIVDHGRVIAQGTKEELTSLVSSEEKLVVDLSSVNYTVVEKIKEFHSVLECVVNGNQLVVIGKKGEQNVNRLIHTITESGLEILSLSIEKPSLESVFLTITGRSLRD from the coding sequence ATGTTAGTTGAGGTTAAAAATGTCATAAAAAGATATGGGGATTTCCTTGCTCTTGACCATATGAATTTCTCAATTAGAGAAGGAGAAATCTTTGGGTTGCTTGGTCCTAATGGAGCGGGTAAAACCACAACAATCAGTATTCTTTCTGGACTTACTAAGTTTGATGATGGAGAAGTTAGTTTTCTTGGCAAGGATATTTCACGTCATGAAAATGAAGTCAAAAGAGAGTTAGGAATTGTTCCACAAGAGATTGCCCTCTTTGAAGATCTAACCGCGTATGAAAATCTTCACTATTTTGGGCGATTGTACGGATTAAAAGGGAGCCTACTAAAGGAAAGAATTGAAGAGGCCCTTCGGTTTACAGGACTAGTAGATAGGAGAACAGAGCGTCCCAAAGGTTTTTCAGGGGGAATGAAGAGAAGACTTAATATTGCGTGTGCCATCCTACATCATCCCAAACTCATTATTATGGATGAACCAACTGTAGGTATTGATCCGCAATCTCGAAATCATATTCTGCAATCGATTAAGGAATTAAACCGAATGGGATCATCCATTATTTATACGTCTCATTACATGGAAGAAGTAGAGGAGATTTGTTCTAGAATTGCTATTGTGGACCATGGGCGAGTGATTGCTCAGGGTACAAAGGAAGAGTTGACTTCTCTAGTATCTTCGGAAGAGAAACTGGTAGTTGATCTATCATCGGTTAACTACACAGTTGTTGAGAAAATAAAAGAGTTTCACAGTGTTTTAGAATGCGTAGTAAACGGTAATCAGTTGGTTGTAATCGGGAAAAAGGGGGAACAAAATGTCAATCGGCTGATTCATACGATAACGGAGTCAGGGTTAGAAATTCTATCCCTCTCCATAGAAAAACCTAGCTTGGAATCTGTATTTTTAACAATAACTGGAAGATCACTTCGAGATTGA
- a CDS encoding glucose-1-phosphate adenylyltransferase, with translation MPATKKCLAMLLAGGQGTRLGDLTKGLAKPAVPFGGKYRIIDFALSNCSHSGINKVGVLTQYQPHLLNAYVGNGSAWDLDRKFGGVSVLPPYQGSTGGQWYKGTANAVYQNIRFIDQHNPEYVLVISGDHIYKMDYKRLLDFHIKNSAEATIAVIEVPWNEASRFGILTANEDHQITEFHEKPTIPNSNLASMGVYVFNWKLLKKYLMEDEINPTSSNDFGKDVIPKMLSDQIDLYAYRFKGYWKDVGTVQSLWEAHMDLLEESPELDLYDPQWKIYSVNANRPPQYIAPGSTITQSLINEGCQIFGHVDRSVLSHNVYVGRGTIIKDSVIMPNVIIGKNVKIERAIIANDTFIDDGVEIGSSNLADEITLIGENQRITSNMQNVL, from the coding sequence ATGCCAGCGACTAAAAAGTGTTTAGCGATGTTATTAGCGGGGGGCCAGGGAACAAGACTGGGAGATTTAACGAAGGGTTTAGCAAAACCAGCTGTTCCATTTGGAGGTAAATATAGAATAATAGATTTTGCTTTAAGTAATTGTAGCCATTCTGGAATAAATAAAGTTGGAGTATTAACTCAGTATCAACCACATTTATTGAATGCATATGTAGGAAATGGGAGTGCATGGGATTTAGATAGGAAATTCGGGGGCGTCTCGGTACTACCTCCTTATCAAGGAAGTACCGGGGGCCAATGGTACAAAGGGACAGCCAATGCAGTCTATCAAAATATCCGCTTTATCGACCAGCATAACCCGGAATATGTTCTGGTCATATCAGGAGACCACATATATAAAATGGACTACAAACGTTTACTAGACTTTCATATAAAAAACAGCGCTGAAGCAACCATCGCGGTCATCGAAGTACCATGGAATGAGGCAAGTCGCTTTGGGATTCTTACCGCAAATGAAGACCATCAAATCACTGAATTTCATGAAAAGCCAACTATTCCTAACAGTAATTTAGCATCCATGGGTGTGTACGTATTTAATTGGAAACTATTAAAGAAATACTTAATGGAAGATGAGATAAATCCTACTTCATCTAATGACTTTGGGAAAGATGTGATTCCAAAAATGCTTTCTGATCAAATTGACCTGTATGCTTACAGGTTTAAGGGTTATTGGAAGGATGTTGGCACCGTTCAAAGTTTGTGGGAAGCCCATATGGATCTTTTAGAGGAAAGTCCTGAATTAGATTTATATGACCCCCAGTGGAAAATATACTCAGTAAATGCAAATCGCCCACCTCAGTATATCGCACCTGGATCTACCATTACACAGTCTCTCATTAACGAAGGATGTCAAATCTTTGGACACGTGGATCGATCAGTCCTATCCCATAATGTTTATGTTGGGAGGGGTACAATCATTAAGGATTCTGTCATCATGCCTAATGTCATAATAGGGAAAAATGTGAAAATCGAGCGTGCCATCATAGCGAATGATACGTTCATTGATGATGGTGTTGAAATTGGTTCGTCTAATTTAGCAGATGAAATAACGTTAATAGGTGAAAATCAAAGAATTACATCCAATATGCAAAATGTTTTATAG